In Ischnura elegans chromosome 9, ioIscEleg1.1, whole genome shotgun sequence, the following proteins share a genomic window:
- the LOC124165687 gene encoding uncharacterized protein LOC124165687: MKHLAVICLLFAVASAGLIPATTFLRTPSLDSAVIKSERLGGNFAYSSVEGHSYAAVAPVVQHVATPVAVSYHAHAPVVTGYTAHVGAPTFVAAAPAYAHHGYPLHAYPALGFAPAVIGEAPVATPVAEAPAPVEAAPAPAADAASDSVEVEAA; encoded by the exons ATGAAG CACCTGGCCGTCATCTGCCTGCTCTTCGCTGTCGCCAGCGCCGGACTCATCCCCGCCACCACCTTCTTGAGGACCCCCAGCCTGGACAGCGCCGTCATCAAGTCCGAGCGCCTGGGAGGCAACTTTGCCTACTCCAGCGTCGAGGGCCACTCTTACGCCGCCGTCGCCCCTGTCGTCCAGCACGTGGCCACCCCTGTTGCCGTCTCCTACCACGCCCACGCCCCCGTTGTCACCGGCTACACCGCTCACGTCGGAGCCCCCACGTTCGTGGCCGCTGCCCCGGCTTACGCCCACCACGGCTATCCCCTGCACGCCTACCCTGCCCTGGGCTTCGCCCCCGCCGTCATCGGTGAGGCCCCCGTCGCCACCCCTGTGGCCGAGGCTCCCGCACCCGTCGAGGCTGCACCAGCCCCCGCCGCCGACGCCGCCTCTGACAGCGTCGAAGTCGAAGCCGCCTAA